One part of the Glycine soja cultivar W05 chromosome 11, ASM419377v2, whole genome shotgun sequence genome encodes these proteins:
- the LOC114373923 gene encoding WAT1-related protein At4g19185-like isoform X1 — MAESMGGDTWKAHVSMALAQLFYGGYTVITKVALNVGVNHLVFCFYRNFLAFFILAPLAFFIERRTRPPITKKLLMSFFFLGLTGIFGNQLLFLIGLSYTNPTYAAAAQPAIPVFTFLLTVMMGIERVNLLRYEGLAKVGGTLICVSGAMLMVLYRGPALIGDKEMDHVLQIKRGARGQPEPSGWLISGLLNLGFDHFQLGVMSLIANCCCMTAFLAIQAPLLKKYPANLSVTAYSFFFGVVLTLIVSLFMVNESTNWILKQSEILAVVYAGSITSALNYGLLIWSNKILGPTLVALYYPLQPGFSVILSQIFLGTPIYLGSILGGSLIVAGLYIVTWASYRERQSTLGVTAHASSVSEPLI; from the exons ATGGCAGAATCAATGGGGGGTGACACATGGAAGGCCCATGTGAGCATGGCATTGGCCCAGTTATTCTATGGTGGCTATACTGTAATCACTAAAGTGGCCCTTAATGTTGGGGTCAACCATCTAGTTTTCTGCTTCTACCGGAATTTCCTTGCCTTCTTTATTCTTGCTCCCCTCGCTTTTTTTATTGAAAG ACGGACTAGACCACCCATTACCAAGAAGCTACTGATGTCATTCTTCTTTCTTGGATTGACAGG GATATTTGGCAACCAGCTTTTGTTTCTTATTGGTTTAAGTTATACTAATCCAACTTATGCTGCTGCTGCACAGCCAGCTATTCCAGTCTTTACATTTCTGTTAACTGTGATGATGGG CATAGAAAGAGTGAACTTGCTCAGATATGAAGGTCTGGCAAAGGTTGGAGGAACTCTTATCTGTGTTTCTGGTGCTATGTTGATGGTTTTGTATCGTGGTCCAGCTTTGATAGGAGATAAAGAAATGGATCATGTTCTACAAATTAAAAGAGGTGCCAGAGGTCAGCCAGAGCCCTCTGGATGGTTAATCAGTGGTTTACTGAATCTTGGATTTGACCATTTTCAGCTTGGGGTTATGTCCTTGATAGCAAACTGCTGCTGCATGACTGCTTTTCTAGCTATTCAG GCACCATTATTAAAAAAGTATCCTGCCAATCTATCTGTCACAGCGTATTCATTCTTCTTTGGAGTTGTACTGACGTTGATTGTATCATTGTTCATGGTTAATGAGTCAACTAACTGGATTTTGAAGCAATCAGAAATACTAGCCGTTGTATACGCT GGAAGTATTACATCTGCCCTAAACTATGGACTCCTTATATGGAGCAATAAGATCTTGGGGCCAACTTTGGTTGCCCTTTACTATCCACTTCAACCTGGGTTTTCTGTCATTCTGTCCCAAATTTTCCTTGGCACTCCAATTTACTTGGGAAG CATCCTAGGGGGATCTTTAATCGTTGCCGGTCTATATATAGTTACTTGGGCATCTTATAGAGAAAGACAATCAACTCTTGGAGTTACTGCTCATGCATCTTCGGTCTCTGAACCACTCATTTAA
- the LOC114373925 gene encoding WAT1-related protein At4g19185-like isoform X2 has product MEAGLESMGVSEAWKAHVGMALVQLFYGGYHVLTKVALNVGINQLVFCFYRDFLAFTIVAPLAFFLERRTRPPITKKLLMSFFFLGLTGIFGNQLLFLIGLSYTNPTYAAAVQPAIPVFTFLFTVIMGIEKVNLLRYEGVAKVGGTLICVSGAILMVFYRGPALIGDTEMDQVAQIKISARGQPEASRWLINGLLDLGFDNFQLGVIFLIGNCICMAAFLAIQAPLLKEYPANLSVTAYSFFFGVALMVVASLFMVNEPTDWILTQSEILAVVYAGTIASALNYGIVTWSNKILGPALVALYNPLQPAFSAFLSQIFLGTPIYLGSILGGSLIVAGLYIVTWASYKERQKSFGVTPNGSWVTEPLIHEKSAYQKIAGSSSVSSNPNSSD; this is encoded by the exons ATGGAAGCAGGTTTAGAATCAATGGGAGTATCAGAGGCTTGGAAGGCTCATGTGGGCATGGCTCTGGTGCAGCTATTCTATGGTGGCTACCATGTCCTAACCAAAGTGGCACTTAATGTTGGGATCAACCAACTAGTTTTCTGCTTTTACCGCGATTTCCTTGCCTTCACTATTGTTGCTCCGCTCGCTTTTTTTCTTGAAAG ACGGACTAGACCACCCATTACCAAGAAGCTACTGATGTCATTCTTCTTTCTTGGATTGACTGG GATATTTGGCAACCAGCTTTTGTTTCTTATTGGTTTAAGTTATACTAATCCAACTTATGCTGCTGCTGTACAGCCAGCCATTCCAGTCTTTACATTTCTGTTTACTGTGATCATGGG CATAGAAAAAGTGAACTTGCTCAGATATGAAGGTGTGGCAAAGGTTGGAGGAACGCTTATTTGTGTTTCAGGTGCCATATTAATGGTTTTCTATCGTGGTCCAGCTTTGATAGGAGATACAGAAATGGATCAAGTtgcacaaattaaaataagtgcTAGAGGCCAGCCAGAGGCTTCTCGATGGTTAATCAATGGTTTACTTGATCTTGGATTTGACAATTTTCAGCTTGGGGTTATTTTCTTGATAGGGAACTGCATCTGTATGGCTGCTTTTCTAGCCATTCAG GCACCATTATTAAAAGAGTATCCTGCAAATCTGTCTGTCACAGCATATTCATTCTTCTTTGGAGTTGCACTGATGGTGGTTGCATCATTATTCATGGTTAATGAGCCAACTGACTGGATTTTGACACAATCAGAAATACTAGCCGTTGTATATGCT GGAACTATTGCATCTGCCCTTAACTATGGAATCGTTACATGGAGCAATAAGATCTTGGGGCCAGCTTTGGTTGCCCTTTACAATCCACTTCAACCTGCATTTTCTGCCTTCCTGTCCCAAATTTTCCTTGGCACCCCAATTTACTTGGGAAG CATCCTAGGGGGATCTTTAATCGTTGCCGGCCTATATATAGTTACTTGGGCATCTTACAAAGAAAGACAGAAAAGTTTTGGAGTTACTCCTAATGGCTCTTGGGTCACTGAACCACTTATTCATGAAAAGAGTGCATACCAGAAGATTGCGGGGTCCTCCAGCGTATCCTCAAACCCAAACTCATCAGATTAA
- the LOC114373923 gene encoding WAT1-related protein At4g19185-like isoform X2, translating to MAESMGGDTWKAHVSMALAQLFYGGYTVITKVALNVGVNHLVFCFYRNFLAFFILAPLAFFIERRTRPPITKKLLMSFFFLGLTGIFGNQLLFLIGLSYTNPTYAAAAQPAIPVFTFLLTVMMGIERVNLLRYEGLAKVGGTLICVSGAMLMVLYRGPALIGDKEMDHVLQIKRGARGQPEPSGWLISGLLNLGFDHFQLGVMSLIANCCCMTAFLAIQAPLLKKYPANLSVTAYSFFFGVVLTLIVSLFMVNESTNWILKQSEILAVVYAGSITSALNYGLLIWSNKILGPTLVALYYPLQPGFSVILSQIFLGTPIYLGR from the exons ATGGCAGAATCAATGGGGGGTGACACATGGAAGGCCCATGTGAGCATGGCATTGGCCCAGTTATTCTATGGTGGCTATACTGTAATCACTAAAGTGGCCCTTAATGTTGGGGTCAACCATCTAGTTTTCTGCTTCTACCGGAATTTCCTTGCCTTCTTTATTCTTGCTCCCCTCGCTTTTTTTATTGAAAG ACGGACTAGACCACCCATTACCAAGAAGCTACTGATGTCATTCTTCTTTCTTGGATTGACAGG GATATTTGGCAACCAGCTTTTGTTTCTTATTGGTTTAAGTTATACTAATCCAACTTATGCTGCTGCTGCACAGCCAGCTATTCCAGTCTTTACATTTCTGTTAACTGTGATGATGGG CATAGAAAGAGTGAACTTGCTCAGATATGAAGGTCTGGCAAAGGTTGGAGGAACTCTTATCTGTGTTTCTGGTGCTATGTTGATGGTTTTGTATCGTGGTCCAGCTTTGATAGGAGATAAAGAAATGGATCATGTTCTACAAATTAAAAGAGGTGCCAGAGGTCAGCCAGAGCCCTCTGGATGGTTAATCAGTGGTTTACTGAATCTTGGATTTGACCATTTTCAGCTTGGGGTTATGTCCTTGATAGCAAACTGCTGCTGCATGACTGCTTTTCTAGCTATTCAG GCACCATTATTAAAAAAGTATCCTGCCAATCTATCTGTCACAGCGTATTCATTCTTCTTTGGAGTTGTACTGACGTTGATTGTATCATTGTTCATGGTTAATGAGTCAACTAACTGGATTTTGAAGCAATCAGAAATACTAGCCGTTGTATACGCT GGAAGTATTACATCTGCCCTAAACTATGGACTCCTTATATGGAGCAATAAGATCTTGGGGCCAACTTTGGTTGCCCTTTACTATCCACTTCAACCTGGGTTTTCTGTCATTCTGTCCCAAATTTTCCTTGGCACTCCAATTTACTTGGGAAG
- the LOC114373925 gene encoding WAT1-related protein At4g19185-like isoform X1, whose protein sequence is MEAGLESMGVSEAWKAHVGMALVQLFYGGYHVLTKVALNVGINQLVFCFYRDFLAFTIVAPLAFFLERRTRPPITKKLLMSFFFLGLTGIFGNQLLFLIGLSYTNPTYAAAVQPAIPVFTFLFTVIMGIEKVNLLRYEGVAKVGGTLICVSGAILMVFYRGPALIGDTEMDQVAQIKISARGQPEASRWLINGLLDLGFDNFQLGVIFLIGNCICMAAFLAIQAPLLKEYPANLSVTAYSFFFGVALMVVASLFMVNEPTDWILTQSEILAVVYAVSHCNFLLHATGTIASALNYGIVTWSNKILGPALVALYNPLQPAFSAFLSQIFLGTPIYLGSILGGSLIVAGLYIVTWASYKERQKSFGVTPNGSWVTEPLIHEKSAYQKIAGSSSVSSNPNSSD, encoded by the exons ATGGAAGCAGGTTTAGAATCAATGGGAGTATCAGAGGCTTGGAAGGCTCATGTGGGCATGGCTCTGGTGCAGCTATTCTATGGTGGCTACCATGTCCTAACCAAAGTGGCACTTAATGTTGGGATCAACCAACTAGTTTTCTGCTTTTACCGCGATTTCCTTGCCTTCACTATTGTTGCTCCGCTCGCTTTTTTTCTTGAAAG ACGGACTAGACCACCCATTACCAAGAAGCTACTGATGTCATTCTTCTTTCTTGGATTGACTGG GATATTTGGCAACCAGCTTTTGTTTCTTATTGGTTTAAGTTATACTAATCCAACTTATGCTGCTGCTGTACAGCCAGCCATTCCAGTCTTTACATTTCTGTTTACTGTGATCATGGG CATAGAAAAAGTGAACTTGCTCAGATATGAAGGTGTGGCAAAGGTTGGAGGAACGCTTATTTGTGTTTCAGGTGCCATATTAATGGTTTTCTATCGTGGTCCAGCTTTGATAGGAGATACAGAAATGGATCAAGTtgcacaaattaaaataagtgcTAGAGGCCAGCCAGAGGCTTCTCGATGGTTAATCAATGGTTTACTTGATCTTGGATTTGACAATTTTCAGCTTGGGGTTATTTTCTTGATAGGGAACTGCATCTGTATGGCTGCTTTTCTAGCCATTCAG GCACCATTATTAAAAGAGTATCCTGCAAATCTGTCTGTCACAGCATATTCATTCTTCTTTGGAGTTGCACTGATGGTGGTTGCATCATTATTCATGGTTAATGAGCCAACTGACTGGATTTTGACACAATCAGAAATACTAGCCGTTGTATATGCTGTGAGTCACTGCAATTTTTTACTTCATGCAACC GGAACTATTGCATCTGCCCTTAACTATGGAATCGTTACATGGAGCAATAAGATCTTGGGGCCAGCTTTGGTTGCCCTTTACAATCCACTTCAACCTGCATTTTCTGCCTTCCTGTCCCAAATTTTCCTTGGCACCCCAATTTACTTGGGAAG CATCCTAGGGGGATCTTTAATCGTTGCCGGCCTATATATAGTTACTTGGGCATCTTACAAAGAAAGACAGAAAAGTTTTGGAGTTACTCCTAATGGCTCTTGGGTCACTGAACCACTTATTCATGAAAAGAGTGCATACCAGAAGATTGCGGGGTCCTCCAGCGTATCCTCAAACCCAAACTCATCAGATTAA